The Wolbachia endosymbiont (group B) of Gerris lacustris genomic interval CAAATAAGAAGCATTGCAGAGTTGTTTAACCGTGGAAGGGGAAAGAGAGGTAATAAATTTACACAAAGCGCTCTCAAGCAGAACAATTGTATCGTAGATTTTATTGCGCAAAATGTTCTGTTTTATATATAACCAAAACCTCTCAACAGGATTGAGGTCAGGTGAGTATGGTGGTAGGTATATAATTTCGATATTTTTAGGTATCTTTAAACTTTTTGACTTATGCCAACTAGCGCAATCCATCACGAGAAAAGCCTTTCGTATTCCTAAATATTGCGACATCTGTTCAAGGAATATATTTATACAAGCAGTGTTGACGTTTGGTGCAAATAAGCTAAAATTCTCTCCATTTCTGGGATTAACTGCACTATAGAGATAAAAATTTTCCCTACCTAATTTTACCTTAACCTGTGTCCTACTGCCTTTTTTAAACCACCCATGTCCAACTTTTGAATGTGTACCAAACCGTGATTCATCGAAGAAAAATAGCTCTTTTTCAGAATGCATGACAATAGTTTCATTGAGGTTTTTTTTTAAACTCCTCTTGCTTATTTTTATCCTGTCCACTATGAACTGGTCTTGGTGTGATATATGAGAATTTCATTCTTTGCATATTACGATGTATTGTGGATTTGCTGATATTCAAACCAAATCTTTCTTGGATTCTTATTCTCATTTCTCTAATAGTAATATTGGGGTTTTCCTCTATCCACACCTCAATTTGTTCAAGTTGACTTTGGTTCAATATAGTTTTTCTACGGCATTGAGGTGGAGAAAATAATTTTTCTTCTCTTCCAAATTTTATGTGCTTTATCCATGTAGTAATTGCCTTTCTCGAAATGCAACATATTTTTGCTACAGCTGTTATACTGTGCTTTTTTGCTGCAATTACAGCATTTAGTTTTTTTGCAACATACGCATTATTTCTTACTTTCTTCAGCATCTCTTTTGCTGATTCCACCACTTTTTCATCCAATAATTTTGATCTTAATGCCATCTAAACCTCGCTATTTTACTTACTCCAGTATGGCTTTTTTTCCATTATTGTCTATTCGTTGCTTGTATAGCGGGAATTGGTATTACTAATACACATACAGCTGACGCACCTATATGGGGTCGTCCAAACATTGAAGGTAGAATGATATGCGACAAGTACAAAGTGGAGCTTTATATTTATTCAATAGATGAAGAAAGTCAAAAAGTTACGGTAACTAAAATTACAGCACATGATGATGATCCAGAAGTTTATATACAAGATATAAATCTCAATCAACTAGAGATAGATATTAACAAAAAAACTATAGGAGTAGTGAATTACATGCGACATTTTGTTCCACTTCTTAGTGGAATTTCTGAGGATATAAGAGAAAGTCAACCAGTTTCTAATGAAGAAATCTTTGGTGAGGTTACAGAAGCTTCTGCTTCTGAGCAACCAGTACAACAAAAAAGCAGCGCTGGTAAGCCGATTTTTTCGAATAGAAAAGAACTCCTATTTCTAATCAATCAGAGCAGAAACCACTAAAAGAAAGAGCTGCTGATAGAAGTATTGATGAAAGGAATTCACAAAATCATGAAGTAATGTTAGAAAAAACACACAGCAAAGCTTTTGAAAATACAGCAAAGATCTTGAGTGACACTTCTAAGGATATGAAAAAAAATTCCAGTGAAGAAATTCTTGAAATAGGTGAAAGAGTTCCTGCTTCTGATCAACCAAAGCAAGAAGTACAACATAATACTAAAACTAGTAAATCAGCAATTGCGCAAATTTATGAAACACAAAAAGAGAGAATTAATACCAGCGCTAGTAAGACAGTTTATACAGATACAATAATTACTATTTCTCATCAACAAGAGCAAAAAGCACAACAAGAGGAAATACAAAAGAAATTAATCAATAGTTACAGAAAAGAAGCTATTTATGCCATAGCTTCTGTAATAGCAGCTACGGCATTCACAGCATCTGCTATAGCTGCTGTTTTTACTCAACCAATTCCTTTAGCATGTCTTGCTGGTATTGCTTTAGCCGTTGCATGTGTTTGTGTATATCAATTAACGCAGAGTTATAAAGACATTCATGAGCTGAAAAGTAACTTAGGAGAAAATAGCGCCCATACTTTTTTAGAAGGAATGGGATTAAAAATGCACAGCCTTATTGATAAAGTAGCTTTAAAAGCTTAAGATTTCTATTGTTAATTTATTTAATTTTTGATATAATTTATTATTATTTTTAATAAACTAACCTTACTAATACCAACTCTCATTATTAATGAACCAAATAAGAAGCATTGCAGAGTTGTTTAACCGTGGAAGGGGAAAGAGAGGTAATAAATTTACACAAAGCGCTCTCAAGCAGAACAATTGTATCGTAGATTTTATTGCGCAAAATGTTCTGTTTTATATATAACCAAAACCTCTCAACAGGATTGAGGTCAGGTGAGTATGGTGGTAGGTATATAATTTCGATATTTTTAGGTATCTTTAAACTTTTTGACTTATGCCAACTAGCGCAATCCATCACGAGAAAAGCCTTTCGTATTCCTAAATATTGCGACATCTGTTCAAGGAATATATTTATACAAGCAGTGTTGACGTTTGGTGCAAATAAGCTAAAATTCTCTCCATTTCTGGGATTAACTGCACTATAGAGATAAAAATTTTCCCTACCTAATTTTACCTTAACCTGTGTCCTACTGCCTTTTTTAAACCACCCATGTCCAACTTTTGAATGTGTACCAAACCGTGATTCATCGAAGAAAAATAGCTCTTTTTCAGAATGCATGACAATAGTTTCATTGAGGTTTTTTTTTAAACTCCTCTTGCTTATTTTTATCCTGTCCACTATGAACTGGTCTTGGTGTGATATATGAGAATTTCATTCTTTGCATATTACGATGTATTGTGGATTTGCTGATATTCAAACCAAATCTTTCTTGGATTCTTATTCTCATTTCTCTAATAGTAATATTGGGATTTTCCTCTATCCACACCTCAATTTGTTCAAGTTGACTTTGGTTCAATATAGTTTTTCTACGGCGTTGAGGTGGAGAAAATAATTTTTCTTCTCTTCCAAATTTTATGTGCTTTATCCATGTAGTAATTGCCTTTCTCGAAATGCAACATATTTTTGCTACAGCTGTTATACTGTGCTTTTTTGCTGCAATTACAGCATTTAGTTTTTTTGCAACATACGCATTATTTCTTACTTTCTTCAGCATCTCTTTTGCTGATTCCACCACTTTTTCATCCAATAATTTTGATCTTAATGCCATCTAAACCTCGCTATTTTACTTACTCCAGTATGGCTTTTTTTCCATTATTGTCTATTCGTTGCTTGTATAGCGGGAATTGGT includes:
- a CDS encoding IS630 family transposase (programmed frameshift); this translates as MALRSKLLDEKVVESAKEMLKKVRNNAYVAKKLNAVIAAKKHSITAVAKICCISRKAITTWIKHIKFGREEKLFSPPQCRRKTILNQSQLEQIEVWIEENPNITIREMRIRIQERFGLNISKSTIHRNMQRMKFSYITPRPVHSGQDKNKQEEFKKNLNETIVMHSEKELFFFDESRFGTHSKVGHGWFKKGSRTQVKVKLGRENFYLYSAVNPRNGENFSLFAPNVNTACINIFLEQMSQYLGIRKAFLVMDCASWHKSKSLKIPKNIEIIYLPPYSPDLNPVERFWLYIKQNILRNKIYDTIVLLESALCKFITSLSPSTVKQLCNASYLVH
- a CDS encoding IS630 family transposase (programmed frameshift), coding for MALRSKLLDEKVVESAKEMLKKVRNNAYVAKKLNAVIAAKKHSITAVAKICCISRKAITTWIKHIKFGREEKLFSPPQRRRKTILNQSQLEQIEVWIEENPNITIREMRIRIQERFGLNISKSTIHRNMQRMKFSYITPRPVHSGQDKNKQEEFKKNLNETIVMHSEKELFFFDESRFGTHSKVGHGWFKKGSRTQVKVKLGRENFYLYSAVNPRNGENFSLFAPNVNTACINIFLEQMSQYLGIRKAFLVMDCASWHKSKSLKIPKNIEIIYLPPYSPDLNPVERFWLYIKQNILRNKIYDTIVLLESALCKFITSLSPSTVKQLCNASYLVH